TTGTTGACTTATCTGCTGATCATAGATTTGTTCCAGAAACTGAATGGGCTTACGGTTTACCCGAATTAAATGACAGAGAAAGAATTTCAAACTCTAGAATGATTGCTAATCCTGGTTGTTATGCTACTGGATCTCAAATGACGATTGCTCCAATGCTTGATCATATTGATGGATTACCAACTGTCTTTGGTGTTTCTGGATATTCAGGTGCTGGTGCTAAACCATCCCCAAAGAATGATCCAAAATTCTTAAGTGATAATTTGATCCCATATGCTTTAACAAACCATATTCATGAACGTGAAATCTCTTATAGAATGGGCCACGATGTTGCTTTCATTCCACATGTTGGCCAATGGTTCCAAGGTATTTCTTTAACTATTTCCATTCCAATTAAGAAAGGTTCTTTATCATCCAATGATGTAGCAAATATCTATAAGAAATTTTATGCAGATGAAAAACTTGTACAtgttattgatgatattccATTAGTCAAAGATATTAAGGGTACTCACGGTGTTGTCATTGGTGGGTTTAAAGTCAATGATGCTCAGGACCgtgttgttgtttgtgCTACAATTGATAACTTGTTGAAAGGTGCTGCCACTCAATGTCTacaaaatatcaatttGATATTAGGATACGGTGAATATGAAGGGATTCCAAACGACAAGATAATCAACTAATGAActaatataattttttctttgaatatataCAACAATTATACAACtcataatataatataacgataataataataataataaacataaATGTATAAAATATGCGTAGCTTAGTATATTATCAAGCTACAGTTGTGTTTTCCTCAAGTATATcttattctttatttacCCGGTCTGTTccttgaaaaatttggaattgtATATTTAAAACTACGTACGGAcgtttgaaaaatgaaaaatgaaaaatgagAAATGAACATGTAATTAACAAAAGTTAAATCAAGTTCGAGACCCCTATTATCTTTTCTTCGAAGACATTAGCAGAAGAGATAGAACTTATCAGCCACAGAAGGTTACACtattaattgaaaagtaTCATAAATAGAAACAAGATGTCTGATTGGAGAAGAATTGATATCGATGCATTCGATCCTGAAAGTGGGAGATTAACAGCACAAGATCTAATACCACCCTACACAACAGTAGTCACATTAGCTGATTTACAACCTAAAATTTCCCAATTACGTTCGCTTTCCAGTAGTGGTGATGTGAACTCCGCAATTAATTTAGCTACAACTGATCCACCATATAGTGCAGATGAGAACACCAAAGCCGAGTATTTCCGTGCTGTTTTGGATACTTTAAAACAGGTCAGACAAGCTGATATTACGAATATTGTGAAGAGTTTGGATTCAAAACAACACGACGTATTAATAAAGTTTTTATACAAGGGAATGTCTATTCCAGAAGGCCAAAAACAAGGTGGTATTCTATTAACTTGGTTTGAAAAGTTGACTCAAATAGCGGGAGTTACTCCAGTGGTACATTATCTTTCTGATAGAAATACTGTTTAAACACACAACgaaaattaattatatacaTCTCATGTAgttgaaaaaaaacaacaacaattaacAATCATTATATCTTTAACATCGCTGTAAAAAAAGAATCTTTAAGGATTGCATAATTTATCTCtgattattttattttctttattgttTGTGATTTTTGGTTCATAAACTGATTGTAAAGCATAAACCATCTTCTTAGGTTTAAATTACTTCTGTGTTGCTACCTAGCAACATACTCGACTATCCGTAACCTACGATACGTTTTGAGTAGCAGCCGCCTCTCGGCGGTTAAGTATATAATTCCAAAACAAGAAACGCTTTAGTTTATTACGTTCGAGGTATTTTAATATAGTGGTCTTCTTTCCGATAGCATTGAAATTCTTATTCAAAGAATAGTGGTTTGGATCTT
The Naumovozyma dairenensis CBS 421 chromosome 5, complete genome DNA segment above includes these coding regions:
- the ARC15 gene encoding Arc15p (similar to Saccharomyces cerevisiae ARC15 (YIL062C); ancestral locus Anc_7.252), which gives rise to MSDWRRIDIDAFDPESGRLTAQDLIPPYTTVVTLADLQPKISQLRSLSSSGDVNSAINLATTDPPYSADENTKAEYFRAVLDTLKQVRQADITNIVKSLDSKQHDVLIKFLYKGMSIPEGQKQGGILLTWFEKLTQIAGVTPVVHYLSDRNTV